The Paenibacillus sp. MBLB1832 genome has a window encoding:
- a CDS encoding cation:proton antiporter, which produces MENTTSVMIDHVIILLVLIFGLGMLFGKIAHFLKLPDVALFLVAGMIIGQGFHWINESSTSFTNQFILVIGSTLILFDGGRNIRLSGLRQVWITVSLLSIPGVIVTCGAVAITAHLLLDLPWLYALLLGAIISSTDPATLIPVFKQVRIRTKVRETVESESAFNDATGSILTFSLLAIIMGTQAVSISSGVSEFAKTALGGLLLGGVIGYVLTYLTAHLKLGFLRDYATIAMVVTSLGAYIAGELIGVSGFMATFTAGLIWGNAGTFKMDMNDKLHEMEHFSENITVIMRMLIFILLGSQVNFTIIFEHFWTSLGVIFVFMFIARPLTVLLCTLPDRKAKWKWNEIVFMFWVRETGVIPAALCGMVAGMGVQHSELIASVTFMAVLITILFQASSTAFVARKLGLEVKTEVEEERTNHPC; this is translated from the coding sequence ATGGAAAATACAACTTCTGTCATGATTGACCACGTCATCATTCTTCTAGTCTTAATTTTCGGATTGGGGATGCTATTCGGTAAAATAGCCCATTTTCTGAAACTGCCAGATGTTGCACTTTTTCTAGTTGCCGGTATGATAATCGGACAAGGCTTTCATTGGATTAATGAGTCCAGCACATCTTTTACGAATCAATTTATTTTAGTCATCGGCTCTACGCTTATTTTATTCGATGGTGGTCGCAATATCAGACTTTCGGGTCTTCGCCAAGTATGGATAACCGTGAGCTTACTTAGTATTCCAGGTGTTATCGTTACTTGCGGAGCTGTTGCAATTACCGCGCATCTGCTTTTAGATCTTCCATGGTTGTATGCGCTATTGTTGGGAGCTATTATCTCTTCGACTGATCCAGCTACACTCATTCCAGTATTTAAACAGGTGCGAATTCGGACGAAAGTTAGGGAAACCGTAGAAAGTGAGTCTGCCTTTAATGATGCAACAGGTTCGATTCTCACCTTTTCACTGCTGGCTATTATTATGGGAACACAAGCTGTATCTATCTCATCAGGTGTAAGTGAATTTGCAAAAACGGCCCTAGGCGGACTCCTGCTTGGTGGTGTTATCGGGTATGTCCTAACCTATCTGACTGCGCATTTGAAGTTAGGTTTCCTGAGAGATTACGCTACTATTGCAATGGTAGTAACCTCATTGGGTGCTTATATTGCTGGGGAACTAATAGGAGTTAGTGGCTTCATGGCGACTTTTACAGCTGGACTCATTTGGGGAAATGCGGGAACATTTAAGATGGATATGAATGATAAGCTACACGAAATGGAGCATTTTTCCGAAAATATTACAGTGATCATGCGTATGCTGATTTTCATTCTTCTCGGCAGCCAAGTCAACTTCACCATTATTTTCGAGCATTTCTGGACCAGTTTGGGTGTTATTTTTGTCTTTATGTTTATTGCTCGCCCTCTGACAGTCTTACTTTGCACGCTGCCAGATCGTAAAGCGAAGTGGAAATGGAATGAGATTGTGTTTATGTTCTGGGTGCGAGAAACGGGTGTCATTCCCGCAGCTTTGTGCGGAATGGTGGCAGGGATGGGCGTCCAGCACAGCGAACTGATCGCGAGTGTTACCTTCATGGCTGTGCTTATCACCATCTTATTCCAAGCAAGCTCGACTGCTTTTGTGGCTCGAAAACTTGGACTTGAGGTAAAGACCGAAGTGGAAGAAGAGAGAACTAACCATCCCTGTTAA
- a CDS encoding sensor histidine kinase, whose translation MLNSFYRKMLFLYISITLVSILAISGAISYTMKQMTYDRSEKLLQEKVEQVEELAKDLFDSSIQLKDFRKQISTIEKTSNVRVSVVKHPKAALDKIQSIGETPAKLAWVEKVLTGETVTVRSNFAQNSTAKMLIVGRPVLQDSRIVGAIFLYTPLQNIQGTINGINRAIYIAALVVAMLAIAGLYFVSRHFVKPIQEMSKTAEALALGDFSGRVPVRGKDEIASLAGSLNRMAGKLQKVEEGRKRFLSEISHELRTPLTTIRASLQGITDGVVEPEDAKEYIDVSLQETLRLTRLVQDLLELSSFEEKKVQLTIGEVDVPELASLVVTQLTMKAKAKQIELHAAADGPYVAHADGDRLRQVLINLLDNAINHIPEGSSAGIRVRVMRQERWIEVWDNGPGIPEEKLPYLFDRFYKADESRNRTGAGLGLTICKHIIEAHGGTLHVESGPQKGTVFRIFIQART comes from the coding sequence ATGCTGAATTCTTTTTACCGTAAGATGCTATTCCTTTACATATCCATCACGCTGGTGTCGATCCTCGCGATTTCGGGGGCCATTTCCTACACCATGAAGCAGATGACGTACGATCGAAGTGAGAAGCTGCTGCAAGAGAAAGTGGAGCAGGTGGAGGAGTTGGCAAAGGATTTATTCGATAGTTCGATCCAGCTGAAGGACTTCCGCAAGCAAATTAGTACGATAGAAAAAACGTCGAACGTGCGCGTCTCGGTCGTGAAGCATCCGAAAGCGGCGCTGGACAAAATCCAGTCGATCGGCGAAACCCCCGCCAAGCTGGCGTGGGTAGAGAAGGTCCTCACGGGGGAGACCGTGACGGTGCGGAGTAATTTTGCCCAGAATAGTACGGCTAAAATGCTAATCGTCGGACGTCCTGTCCTGCAGGACAGTCGGATCGTTGGGGCGATATTCTTATATACGCCGCTGCAAAATATTCAAGGCACGATAAATGGCATCAATCGCGCCATTTATATCGCCGCCCTTGTGGTGGCCATGCTGGCCATTGCCGGGCTGTACTTCGTTTCTCGGCATTTTGTAAAGCCGATTCAAGAGATGAGCAAGACCGCGGAGGCGCTGGCGCTTGGTGATTTTAGCGGCAGGGTGCCTGTGCGAGGCAAGGACGAAATTGCCTCGTTGGCCGGCTCATTGAACCGCATGGCAGGCAAATTGCAGAAAGTCGAGGAAGGCCGCAAGCGGTTCCTCTCGGAAATTTCCCACGAGCTGCGGACGCCGCTGACGACGATCCGAGCTTCGCTGCAAGGGATTACAGATGGCGTGGTCGAGCCCGAGGACGCCAAAGAATATATAGATGTCTCCCTGCAGGAGACATTGCGATTAACTCGACTCGTCCAGGACCTTCTGGAGCTGTCCTCGTTCGAGGAGAAAAAAGTCCAGCTCACCATCGGCGAGGTCGATGTTCCTGAGCTGGCGAGCCTCGTTGTGACGCAACTGACGATGAAGGCGAAGGCCAAACAGATTGAGCTGCACGCAGCAGCGGATGGCCCTTATGTGGCTCACGCGGACGGTGACCGGCTCCGGCAGGTGCTCATTAATCTGCTCGATAATGCGATTAACCATATCCCTGAAGGGAGCAGCGCGGGCATTCGCGTCAGGGTCATGCGCCAGGAGCGATGGATCGAGGTGTGGGATAATGGCCCAGGCATTCCAGAGGAGAAACTGCCTTATTTGTTCGACCGTTTCTATAAGGCCGATGAGAGCCGAAACCGAACAGGAGCTGGGCTGGGGCTGACGATCTGCAAGCATATCATTGAAGCCCATGGAGGCACTCTTCACGTGGAGTCGGGGCCACAGAAGGGTACGGTGTTCCGGATTTTTATCCAGGCGCGCACATGA
- a CDS encoding response regulator transcription factor: MTTVLVVDDDLNICKITKLYLEKNGYRVITAHDGEEALHKFEELRPDFIVLDVMMPKRDGWSVCQSIRAKSDVPILMLTARGHVDERIEGLQMGADDYLVKPFDPNELVARVTSILRRTGLRAQVMPTAHVYEIGSLRVDSIGHEVTVEGRMVPLPKKEYELLLFFVRNPNQVFTREDLIAKIWGWDFEGEDRVVDLYIKRLRQKLSALTERKEDWNIRTVWGVGYKFEEPGAC, encoded by the coding sequence GTGACAACGGTTCTGGTCGTCGATGATGATTTGAATATTTGTAAAATAACGAAGCTATATTTGGAGAAAAACGGATATCGGGTTATTACCGCTCATGATGGCGAGGAGGCGCTTCACAAGTTCGAAGAGCTGCGGCCGGATTTCATTGTGCTCGACGTGATGATGCCGAAGCGAGATGGCTGGTCGGTGTGCCAAAGCATCCGAGCGAAGAGCGATGTCCCGATTCTGATGTTGACGGCGCGGGGCCATGTGGACGAACGCATCGAGGGGCTGCAGATGGGAGCTGACGATTATCTCGTTAAACCATTTGATCCCAATGAGCTGGTTGCACGGGTCACGTCGATTCTCCGTCGGACAGGGCTTCGCGCCCAAGTGATGCCCACAGCGCATGTGTATGAGATCGGCAGCTTGCGCGTGGATAGCATTGGCCATGAGGTGACGGTTGAAGGGCGAATGGTGCCCCTGCCGAAGAAGGAGTATGAGCTCCTGCTGTTTTTCGTGCGGAACCCGAATCAGGTGTTCACCCGCGAGGATCTGATTGCCAAGATCTGGGGCTGGGACTTCGAAGGAGAGGATCGCGTGGTTGACCTTTACATCAAAAGGCTGCGCCAGAAGCTATCCGCGCTCACAGAGCGCAAGGAAGACTGGAACATTCGCACGGTCTGGGGCGTTGGCTACAAATTTGAGGAGCCTGGGGCATGCTGA
- a CDS encoding glutamine--tRNA ligase/YqeY domain fusion protein, with protein sequence METKNAEANVSTPSNFIKNIVNEDLKSGKVSQIVTRFPPEPNGYLHIGHAKSICLNFELADEFKGRTNLRFDDTNPVKEDTEYVESIKADVAWLGFEWDGLFFASDYFEEMYQRALVLIRKGLAFVDDQTADEIRETRGTLTQPGTNSPHRDRSVEENLALFERMRAGEFKDGERVLRAKIDMSSPNINFRDPVIYRVLHAHHHNTGDTWCIYPMYAFAHPLEDAIEGVTHSICTLEFEDQRPFYDWVIRECEMPNVPRQYEFARLNLTNTVMSKRKLKQLVDEKAVDGWDDPRMPTISGLRRRGYTPESIRNFAREIGVARSYSVVDAKMLDHFIREDLKLKALRTMGVLNPLKVIITNYPEDGVEMLEADNNSENPEMGNRMIPFSREIYIEQDDFMENPPAKYFRLFPGNEVRLKNAYFIKCNDFVKDADGNVIELHCTYDVETKSGSGFTGRKVKGTIHWVDAKSAVPAEFRLYEPLILDDEEGEEGASFLENLNPNSLQIVQGFVEDNMKSAAPHDKFQFFRHGYFNVDPKYTTPDHLVFNLIVSLKSSFVV encoded by the coding sequence ATGGAAACGAAAAACGCGGAAGCTAATGTAAGCACGCCATCGAATTTCATTAAGAACATTGTAAACGAAGATTTGAAATCAGGCAAAGTAAGTCAGATCGTGACCCGATTTCCCCCGGAGCCGAACGGTTACCTTCATATAGGACATGCGAAGTCGATTTGTCTTAATTTTGAACTAGCGGATGAATTCAAGGGAAGAACGAATCTGCGCTTTGACGATACGAACCCCGTGAAGGAAGATACGGAGTATGTAGAGTCCATTAAAGCTGATGTAGCTTGGCTTGGCTTTGAATGGGATGGCTTGTTTTTTGCATCGGATTATTTCGAGGAAATGTACCAACGCGCGCTGGTGTTGATTCGCAAGGGTCTAGCTTTCGTAGACGACCAAACGGCCGACGAAATCCGTGAAACGCGTGGAACACTGACACAACCTGGGACAAACAGTCCGCATCGTGATCGCTCGGTAGAAGAGAATCTTGCTTTGTTTGAGCGGATGCGCGCAGGCGAGTTCAAAGATGGCGAGCGCGTGCTTCGCGCCAAAATCGACATGTCCTCACCGAACATCAACTTCCGCGATCCGGTAATTTACCGTGTCTTGCATGCGCACCATCATAATACGGGAGATACTTGGTGCATCTACCCAATGTACGCATTTGCACATCCGTTAGAGGACGCGATTGAGGGCGTTACGCACTCCATTTGTACATTAGAATTTGAAGATCAACGTCCGTTCTACGACTGGGTCATTCGTGAGTGCGAGATGCCGAATGTGCCGAGACAGTATGAATTTGCACGCTTGAACTTAACGAATACGGTGATGAGCAAAAGAAAGCTGAAACAACTCGTCGACGAGAAAGCGGTTGACGGTTGGGACGATCCGCGAATGCCGACTATCTCTGGCCTTCGCCGCCGTGGCTATACGCCAGAGTCGATCCGCAATTTCGCGCGCGAAATCGGCGTAGCCCGCAGCTACAGCGTCGTCGATGCAAAAATGCTGGATCACTTCATCCGCGAGGATTTGAAGTTGAAGGCGCTGCGCACGATGGGCGTGCTCAATCCGCTGAAAGTCATCATCACCAACTATCCGGAGGATGGCGTGGAGATGCTGGAAGCCGATAACAACTCCGAGAATCCGGAGATGGGCAACCGTATGATCCCGTTCTCTCGTGAGATTTATATCGAGCAAGACGATTTCATGGAAAATCCGCCGGCGAAATATTTCCGTCTCTTCCCTGGCAACGAAGTGCGTTTGAAAAACGCCTACTTCATCAAGTGCAACGACTTCGTCAAGGATGCTGATGGCAACGTCATTGAGCTGCATTGCACCTATGACGTCGAGACCAAGAGCGGCAGCGGCTTCACTGGCCGCAAAGTGAAAGGCACGATCCACTGGGTCGATGCGAAGAGCGCCGTCCCTGCGGAGTTCCGCTTATACGAGCCACTGATCTTGGATGACGAGGAGGGCGAAGAAGGGGCATCGTTCCTCGAGAACTTGAACCCGAACTCCTTGCAAATCGTGCAAGGCTTCGTGGAAGACAACATGAAGAGCGCAGCTCCGCATGACAAGTTCCAGTTCTTCCGCCACGGATACTTCAACGTGGATCCGAAGTACACGACACCCGATCATCTTGTGTTCAACTTGATCGTTTCGTTGAAAAGTTCGTTCGTTGTGTAA
- a CDS encoding aminopeptidase produces MESFDYYLDQYAELAIRVGLNVQKDQTVVITTPIACADFVRKLAKKAYEAGAKDVVVDWDDDEVKALRLKHAPEDTLKTYPMWRATGLEEMARDGAAFLSVYAPNSELLKDVAPDRVAMSSKAAATAREGYLQYVRGNKVNWLLVSYPTAEWSAKVFPGLDESERITKLWEQIFTLTRVDQADPVAAWKTHIDTLTAKQQSLNSHKFKQLHFQAPGTDLYIELAPKHQWVAAGSESEKGIFFVPNIPTEEVFTMPARNGTNGTVRSTLPLSYQGSLIDGFSLTFKDGRVVEATAEIGQEVLDNMLNMDEGARYLGEVALVPYDSPISQSGIIYYNTLFDENASCHVALGNAYPFTIEGGTTMTPEELAENGYNKSLIHVDFMIGSPDMEIDGIMADGTRLPVFRKGNWA; encoded by the coding sequence ATGGAGTCATTCGACTACTATTTAGATCAATATGCAGAGCTTGCGATACGCGTAGGATTAAATGTTCAAAAGGATCAAACCGTCGTCATCACGACGCCGATCGCCTGTGCAGATTTCGTCCGCAAGCTGGCGAAGAAGGCTTATGAAGCCGGTGCCAAAGACGTTGTTGTCGATTGGGACGACGACGAAGTAAAGGCGCTTCGTTTGAAGCATGCACCCGAAGATACATTGAAGACATATCCGATGTGGCGAGCGACGGGCCTGGAGGAAATGGCCAGAGATGGCGCCGCGTTCCTTTCCGTGTATGCGCCAAACTCGGAGCTACTCAAAGATGTAGCGCCAGATCGTGTCGCGATGTCGAGCAAAGCAGCTGCTACCGCGCGCGAAGGCTACCTGCAATATGTACGCGGTAATAAGGTGAACTGGCTGCTCGTGTCGTATCCAACCGCCGAATGGAGTGCGAAGGTATTCCCAGGTCTGGACGAGTCCGAGCGGATTACGAAGCTGTGGGAGCAAATCTTCACGCTGACGCGCGTGGATCAGGCGGATCCTGTTGCCGCATGGAAAACGCACATCGATACGTTAACCGCTAAGCAGCAATCGCTGAACAGCCATAAGTTTAAGCAGCTGCATTTTCAAGCACCAGGCACAGACCTGTACATAGAGCTAGCACCGAAGCATCAATGGGTGGCCGCAGGCAGCGAATCGGAGAAAGGGATTTTCTTCGTGCCGAATATTCCAACGGAGGAAGTATTCACGATGCCAGCCCGTAACGGAACGAACGGAACAGTTCGCAGCACGTTGCCGCTGAGCTATCAAGGCTCCCTGATCGATGGCTTCTCCCTCACCTTCAAGGACGGCCGCGTCGTAGAAGCGACAGCAGAAATAGGCCAAGAAGTGCTGGACAACATGCTGAACATGGATGAGGGCGCTCGTTACTTAGGCGAAGTGGCCCTCGTACCATACGATTCGCCGATTTCCCAATCGGGGATCATCTACTACAACACCCTGTTTGACGAAAATGCTTCCTGCCACGTCGCACTCGGTAACGCCTACCCGTTCACGATCGAGGGTGGAACGACGATGACACCAGAGGAACTCGCTGAGAACGGTTATAACAAAAGCTTAATCCACGTTGACTTCATGATCGGCTCACCCGATATGGAGATTGACGGGATTATGGCGGATGGCACGCGCTTGCCTGTGTTCCGCAAGGGGAACTGGGCATAA
- a CDS encoding helix-turn-helix transcriptional regulator, producing MKIDRLLAITMLLLNRRRISAKELSERFEVSLRTIYRDVEAINQAGIPVVSYAGLSGGYEIMDQYRIDRQFLSLEELQSIIVGLKGIRASIGDQEIGGLLDKVGALIAKSEHPTAAQLGSQLILDMNPWGSGHQNKEHLPLLRTAIRETKLVSFSYLSSQSKASTRTIEPMGIVVKGFGWYLYGYCLLRNDFRVFRLSRMGDVEVHSQTFERKQETIEQLEYGRGERSDRTLIRLVLHAQPNVRAQVEDYFRPEDIALQPDGTLMITATQPDEPWLHGMLLGYGPSLRILEPPHIAVIIKEKAEKIVALYPTH from the coding sequence TTGAAAATAGATCGTCTACTCGCCATCACCATGCTGTTGCTGAATCGTCGTCGGATCAGTGCCAAAGAGCTTTCCGAACGATTCGAAGTGTCGCTCCGCACCATCTATCGCGATGTGGAGGCGATTAATCAAGCAGGCATTCCCGTTGTTTCCTATGCAGGCCTCAGCGGCGGCTATGAAATCATGGATCAGTACCGGATTGACCGCCAGTTCCTGTCCCTCGAAGAGCTTCAATCGATCATCGTTGGGCTCAAAGGGATTCGCGCCTCCATCGGAGATCAAGAGATCGGCGGTCTGCTCGATAAAGTCGGCGCATTGATCGCCAAATCCGAACATCCTACTGCAGCGCAACTGGGCAGCCAGCTAATTCTCGACATGAACCCCTGGGGCAGCGGCCATCAAAATAAAGAGCATCTCCCCTTGCTTCGCACCGCCATTCGGGAGACCAAGCTCGTTTCCTTCTCCTACTTGTCCTCGCAAAGCAAAGCCTCGACACGCACCATCGAGCCAATGGGCATCGTTGTGAAGGGATTTGGCTGGTATTTGTACGGCTACTGCCTGCTGCGTAACGATTTTCGCGTTTTCCGATTATCTCGGATGGGGGATGTGGAAGTGCATTCTCAAACCTTCGAGCGCAAACAAGAAACGATCGAACAGCTCGAATATGGACGAGGTGAGCGCTCCGACCGCACCCTCATTCGACTTGTACTGCATGCCCAGCCCAATGTGAGAGCACAGGTTGAGGATTATTTCCGCCCTGAGGATATTGCGCTGCAGCCTGACGGCACGCTCATGATTACAGCTACACAGCCCGACGAACCTTGGCTGCATGGCATGCTTTTAGGCTATGGCCCGAGCCTGCGGATCCTAGAACCGCCTCACATCGCAGTTATCATTAAAGAGAAGGCCGAAAAAATCGTCGCCCTCTATCCGACCCACTGA
- a CDS encoding DinB family protein: MYRAIEDFVNEYTNEAKATQRVLDALTDASLAQRITPELRSLGQIGWHIATTIHEMISRTGLTFASPEGEEHAPASAATIASAYRSSVAAVLEAIQSQWTDAKLADSSDMYGEMWPNALTLRIFLSHEIHHRGEMVVLMRQAGLRVPEIYGPTREDWIERGMEPLV, translated from the coding sequence ATGTACAGAGCGATTGAGGATTTTGTTAACGAGTATACCAATGAGGCTAAAGCGACCCAGCGTGTGCTGGATGCTCTAACTGATGCTTCCCTTGCGCAGCGTATCACACCCGAGCTTCGCTCCCTTGGCCAAATCGGTTGGCATATTGCTACGACGATTCACGAAATGATTTCGCGCACAGGATTAACCTTTGCTTCACCAGAAGGCGAAGAACACGCGCCTGCTTCCGCAGCTACCATTGCTAGCGCGTATCGTTCTTCGGTTGCTGCGGTTTTAGAGGCCATTCAATCCCAATGGACCGATGCGAAACTCGCGGACAGCAGCGACATGTACGGGGAAATGTGGCCTAATGCTTTGACCCTGCGTATTTTCCTCTCGCACGAAATCCACCATCGGGGTGAAATGGTCGTGCTGATGCGCCAAGCGGGTCTCCGTGTACCAGAAATTTATGGTCCGACACGCGAGGATTGGATCGAGCGCGGGATGGAACCGTTGGTGTAG
- a CDS encoding SDR family oxidoreductase — protein MDTQTVLVTGANSGMGLATTVALAGQGAHVVMLCRSRERGEQALLEARRQSGSARIELMLCDLASLASIRAFAAAFLSKHPVLDVLVNNAGVVNLTRKTTADGFEAMMGVNHLGHFLLTQLLLDAIVRAPQGRIVNVSSGAHKIGRIDWTNPHLQRGFRVWHGYAQSKLANILFTRELAMRLAGTAATANSLHPGAVATNIGVDRDTGFGKAVLAMARPFFLTPAQGADTAVYLASSPDVRTVSGEYFYRRKIAPVSARAKDDALARQLWSWSEAQVGLASE, from the coding sequence GTGGATACTCAAACGGTTCTCGTTACCGGCGCAAACTCCGGCATGGGCCTGGCCACGACGGTGGCACTGGCGGGGCAGGGCGCGCACGTTGTGATGCTGTGCAGGAGCCGCGAGCGCGGCGAGCAGGCGCTTCTGGAAGCGCGCCGCCAGAGCGGATCCGCACGCATCGAGCTGATGCTGTGCGATCTTGCTTCGCTCGCGAGCATCCGCGCGTTCGCGGCGGCTTTCCTGTCCAAGCACCCTGTGCTGGACGTGCTTGTCAACAACGCAGGCGTGGTCAACCTCACGCGCAAAACCACAGCAGACGGCTTCGAGGCCATGATGGGGGTCAACCATCTGGGCCACTTCCTGCTGACCCAGCTTCTGCTGGATGCGATCGTCCGCGCCCCGCAGGGGCGGATCGTCAATGTTTCCTCTGGCGCCCACAAAATCGGGCGCATCGACTGGACCAACCCTCACCTGCAGCGAGGGTTCCGGGTGTGGCACGGATACGCCCAGTCGAAGCTGGCGAATATCCTGTTCACCCGCGAGCTTGCGATGCGGCTCGCAGGCACTGCGGCCACGGCCAATTCGCTCCATCCTGGAGCCGTGGCCACGAACATCGGTGTCGATCGCGACACCGGGTTCGGTAAAGCCGTGCTGGCGATGGCACGGCCGTTTTTCCTGACGCCGGCGCAGGGCGCGGATACGGCGGTGTATCTGGCCTCGAGCCCTGACGTGCGAACGGTCAGCGGCGAGTATTTCTACAGGCGCAAGATTGCGCCTGTGTCGGCCAGAGCGAAAGACGACGCGCTAGCTCGTCAGCTCTGGTCGTGGAGCGAGGCGCAGGTCGGGCTGGCCTCCGAGTAG
- a CDS encoding DUF421 domain-containing protein codes for MGILKGAFTLFAECDSRLDFFRSQDSLTTLQWILRAVVGYSFLLITAKALGQRSISQLRFLDFVIALILGNIMAHPLSDEHLALKGSMITTLSIVVLYLITSWLSLKWNFLKHLFEPTPLTLIQHGQLHIGGLRKAKISVDHLFSELRKQQVEDIEKVARALWEPGGTISVFLEPQYQTVTAKDMAIPSEPFSLVKPLIVQGVYDKKLLTQQGKDLAWLQAQMEAAEVPLEQVELATIDDQDGIHIYMGLDMHKKDEQALP; via the coding sequence ATGGGCATCTTAAAGGGAGCATTTACCTTATTTGCGGAGTGTGACTCTCGCTTGGACTTCTTTCGCAGTCAAGATTCGCTAACTACCCTGCAGTGGATTTTGCGTGCCGTTGTCGGCTACTCTTTCCTGCTGATCACAGCCAAAGCACTTGGCCAGCGCTCCATCTCCCAGCTGCGTTTTCTTGATTTCGTCATCGCTCTCATTCTCGGCAATATTATGGCACATCCGCTCTCTGACGAGCACCTAGCTTTAAAAGGCTCCATGATTACCACGCTGTCGATCGTTGTGCTCTATCTCATTACCTCTTGGCTGAGTCTCAAATGGAACTTCCTCAAGCACCTCTTTGAGCCTACCCCTCTCACGCTCATCCAGCACGGGCAGCTGCATATCGGCGGCTTGCGCAAAGCCAAAATTTCCGTCGATCACCTCTTCTCCGAGCTGCGCAAGCAGCAAGTCGAGGATATTGAGAAAGTGGCTCGCGCGCTATGGGAGCCAGGCGGGACGATTTCCGTTTTTCTGGAGCCGCAGTATCAGACCGTAACTGCCAAAGATATGGCCATCCCTAGCGAGCCATTCTCCCTCGTGAAGCCCCTTATTGTGCAAGGCGTTTATGATAAAAAACTGCTCACGCAGCAAGGCAAAGATCTCGCTTGGCTGCAAGCGCAGATGGAAGCGGCGGAAGTCCCCTTGGAGCAGGTCGAGCTTGCTACCATCGATGACCAAGACGGGATTCACATTTATATGGGGCTGGATATGCACAAAAAAGACGAGCAAGCACTGCCATAG
- a CDS encoding TVP38/TMEM64 family protein gives MDLKELVSYLTEDNLMLLLDKYRSLGPLPGLLLPFMKSFIPPLPTIVIISVNAAVYGLWLGFLYSWIGIVCGCLATFAIVKKVAGHPYLVRWSQKPKVQRSLNWARRHAFNYVFILSLFPLGPFVVINMAAGLVRMRFRSFLLAVASGKAVMVLSVSFIGYDLKRFLNNPFELIYVALFIAASLFISKRVEKRFM, from the coding sequence ATGGACCTCAAAGAGCTCGTATCCTACTTAACTGAAGACAATCTGATGCTGCTGCTCGACAAGTACCGTTCACTCGGACCGCTGCCAGGGCTGCTGCTTCCTTTTATGAAATCCTTTATTCCGCCGCTTCCCACCATCGTGATCATTAGTGTGAATGCGGCTGTGTATGGGCTTTGGCTGGGCTTTCTCTATTCGTGGATTGGTATCGTCTGCGGCTGTTTAGCGACTTTTGCGATTGTGAAAAAGGTGGCTGGCCACCCGTACTTGGTACGCTGGTCGCAGAAACCGAAGGTTCAGCGAAGCTTGAACTGGGCACGACGACATGCGTTCAACTACGTGTTTATCCTCAGTTTATTTCCCTTAGGACCGTTCGTCGTCATTAACATGGCTGCGGGGCTGGTGCGAATGCGTTTCCGATCATTTTTGCTCGCTGTTGCCTCGGGAAAAGCCGTCATGGTCTTATCCGTCAGCTTTATCGGCTACGATCTGAAGCGGTTCCTGAATAACCCATTCGAGCTCATCTACGTGGCTCTATTTATCGCGGCGTCTCTGTTTATTAGTAAAAGGGTGGAAAAACGGTTCATGTAA
- a CDS encoding glycosyltransferase — translation MKRKMLFMLLALTVVMGGFIPSGQAYAEKARQEPSPAAVVSYSPQMVQLHDAMRKLWMEHVQWTRSYVVSAIAGLKDQKDVLARLLKNQQDIGDAVKPFYGDAAGNKLVELLREHIMLAGKVLDAAKSGNQADLAKFNKEWYRNADDIAKFLSAANPNWSQKVQQDMLHAHLQFITDQVTARLKKDWKADILAYDKGQDHMLMYADMLSAGLISQFPDKFK, via the coding sequence ATGAAAAGAAAGATGCTGTTTATGCTGCTAGCCCTAACTGTTGTGATGGGAGGATTTATCCCGAGTGGGCAGGCTTATGCGGAGAAAGCTCGTCAAGAACCTTCGCCAGCGGCGGTAGTCTCTTACAGTCCTCAAATGGTCCAGCTGCATGATGCAATGCGCAAGCTCTGGATGGAACATGTCCAATGGACAAGGAGCTACGTTGTCAGTGCAATTGCAGGTCTAAAAGATCAGAAAGACGTGCTGGCCCGATTGCTGAAAAATCAGCAGGATATTGGTGACGCGGTCAAGCCTTTCTATGGTGATGCGGCAGGAAATAAGTTAGTAGAGCTTTTGAGGGAGCATATCATGCTCGCAGGGAAAGTCCTTGATGCGGCCAAAAGCGGCAATCAAGCGGATCTAGCCAAGTTCAACAAAGAGTGGTACCGCAACGCCGACGATATCGCTAAGTTTCTAAGTGCGGCCAATCCGAATTGGTCACAGAAAGTGCAGCAGGACATGCTGCATGCGCATTTGCAGTTCATTACAGATCAAGTGACCGCAAGACTCAAGAAGGATTGGAAAGCTGATATCCTTGCTTATGACAAAGGACAAGACCACATGCTCATGTATGCGGACATGCTTTCGGCTGGCTTGATCAGCCAATTCCCTGATAAATTCAAATGA